The Pararge aegeria chromosome 21, ilParAegt1.1, whole genome shotgun sequence genomic sequence TTGAAAGTTTCAGAGTATGTGCATGCTATTattcttttatgaataattttttttttagatactaTTAGATCATTGATTTTAAGTGACTTAGTATCCATTAGGTTTCTTTAACCAATCGAAATTATTAAACACTCAAATATAGGGGTAACTGAGTTATGGTAAATTAAATagagtaaatttaaattgatttaatcTTTTGAGGTAATAGGACTCTTAGCTATGTTATAATGTACCTAACCAATCTTTTTGCTAATATacagtgtaaagtatgttttaaaaacaatgaaaacatacatacatacataacgaaaatatgtatttacttgattgtttttatttatatttttaatgcacatttgaaaaaaaattgttgaaaattttaactataGAATATATATGATTAATAGAGTCTACTTTGTTATGTTTAAAGTCATGAAAGAAAAGTACATCTTCaagtataattatattaatttaaaactcttATCCCGagtctaatttaaaaatatgtcttaataatatttcagaTCTATAATTcacattaaattatgttaaatttataacaataaagtaGCTCAGCTGGGTAGAATAATAGATTTTCAATTCTACTATATACTTATTCTGGGAGTAGAAGTCCCAGTATTATCCATGTGTCAATCTATTGTGACCAACAGAAGAAGATCCCatcagaacagaacagaacagattTACCATCTGGTACAGCACAACTCAATCTACATCtacttattaaaatagttttaaatttttgtgcTTGATAAAGTTTTCAATCTACATtaaatacaataacaaatactgcaaacaaaattgtttatttattgcaatagcGCCTATAAAGCAATATGTATGATGAATGATTAGAACAACTAATTATTAGTTCATTACGTCCTTTTTCgtgaaaatatattgaaaaatacatgacatatttttatataatttcatatGCATGAACTTCTTACCATAAAACTCaactttacataaataaaattattaaatgcatAGGCAGTCTGGAAAATCAATAGTGCAAGAGACTTATTAAAATTCACATCCAGTACCTAGATAAAGCAACTTGTGCAAGAGCTACATGCCTTGAACGTTTAGTGATTTGTTGAATTTGATATTCTGTTCATTCATATGGAAATGACTTTACGACGGCGCTATGACGGCCCTAGTAACTGACCTTTGCTGCTGTTTCGAGTCGAGGGATTATTATTGAGAGAAATAGAGAAAATATACCTTCTTCGTCTGATATTATAGATTCATCGGGAGTGCCCGCCGAAGGGCCCCGCACTATAGTCGTTGTCCTGTTGTTCTGTAACCTCGTGAAGAATTCGACCGCGTAGTTGATCACGTCACCCGGCTGCTCCAACAAGTAACTTATGGTGAACTCCAACAGGATCTCCCTGAGGTCATCGGGGACTTGGATCCGTCCGCCTTGAGGTCTGCTCATGTCTGACCGCGTCGCTTCGCTTTCTCGTTACTTTGCCCCACGGAGAACGTCAAAGCGACTCGCCAGATTAAAACTTCGATATCATAGCCATTGAATTTAGCTAAGCGACACACCAACGAGCAATATAACGACGGGGAAGTAGCACTACATACAAACGTTAGTAATAAACAAAACCACACTATTATACTATGATTTTCTCAAGATATAGTCCTGACtacgaataatttaatttaatgacacACTTTTCTCAAAATATTCTTCGTCCTCCAGCCTGACAATTGTTAAATCTCCTTTCACtgaaaagtaaaaatggcgAAATCTGGATTGCCCTACTTCTCTAATCACTCGCCTAGTTTAAATTTCATTGCCATAAAGAAAATTATGCAATCGACCATAGATTAACCATTTTGTAGAGGAAAATGTGCATGGCCTGCGCAGATATCCTTATTTGAGGTAGATCCAGATtaaagagaatacaaacacaatgACCGGCCGAATACTGTCCATTTCATCATAACTTGATGCGCAGACGAAAACAGATTGGCAGTACTGGCTACTGGAGCCCCCCCACCAGCCCACTTAGGTGGTTTTTTGTAAGGACTTCACTGGGATTTCAGTTACCGTTTATAAATTTCCATTTACTTcataaaacatgtttaaaaaaacacaataacgtTGCATTGTAATTTAAAGGACGATATAAGGGAAACTGTGGTGACGGTagctaaaaataattcaaatcatGCTTTATCTATAATGTATTTCAGGCAAATCTTATGGGAGTTTTGAATAAAGACTacaacgaaaaataaaataacaatttcgaAATCAATTTTCCGCAGAGACCTGGTGGTTTATCTTGTTAAAAGTTTGTTTGAGAACCTAGAAGAAGGACATAGAGGTAGGCTCATCGAGGAGCACAGAATTTTAGTTCACCACATACCCACTGCATTTTTCAAACTGTTTGCCGCTGCCAGGGATTCATGTTTTCACTGTTCACAGATAAACTACTAAATTGCACCCATAAGTTTACGCCACTATAAGTAGCGGCACGCAATAattgcaaataatttaaaattacattcagAGTTTatgtatatccttagtatagttacagctagccaaaaggtatactaagtcagttacagatgtacattacaaagaTATTCTTTCTTATTAGTTAATTTATCTAGATACAATTTATGAATtggctaaacttatattaaatacctttgtCAATTAGTTTGCTGCGCAATCAGATTACTAAGCAATGAAAGAAGACGTATGGATTTGCCTACctgactttttattttattaaaaagttatgcagtctaaaatgttaCAATATGGTTTAAACTCTATGACTTCTTTAACTTCGTGCGTTTCGATGCGCAGAATTCAATATACGGTATCAGCCAATAAACGGGACGGTAGACATGACTACCTACGCGAAGCTACACTTGAGACTAACTTCCGCCACGACATAATGATAGAATCTAACTGTAACGGCCTATTTTTTAAGCCGTGCTACATCCTCCTGAGATTTCTATGCCCAGCAGTCACTGAGGATGATGATTGTACATGTGTGAAATTCTTCGAGAGCTAACCTCAGGTCAACCAAACATCGTGCGATCCACACTTAAATTTGCTCTCAATTATACGCTGGACTTGCTGTCCATATACAAATGACAGCGCATATTTTCCAGACTAATAGACATCGCggttaaacttaaaaaatctcttttttgcacgggataaaaatacaatataatttaaaacattttttttatttaaagcaaaaTTATCCTAAAGTTTCGATTTATTCCACAATATAAACAATACTTATTACTAATGTTTATGTTACAATGGGATCAGTTTCATTAGAAACTTTTCTCCTTAAACAAGCGTATCTAGTCAGCACATTTTTGACTGGAAACACTAAAATATTATCCGGTGATTCGTAAGGGTTATAATTGTATAACTCTGGCACTTCATCATCTTCTGAAAACAAGTCAACTGGTCTCTTCTCATTGCATCTCAATATGGCACATTCGCATTCATGCAAAAACGTGCATATGTCTTGAACACTTCTAATTGAAATGCATTCAATATTGTTACACAGAAATTCAATAGAACAGCCTGgtgattcaaatattttattgactatAACACTCGTCCATTTAATGAATATATCAGCTCGTATCTGACCATCAAGGGTCAGCCATGGTGTAGGTATAATATGAAAGTTAGGTTCGATTTGTAGTAGCATAGGTATCGCGTATTTCGTAAGCGTTATTAAATTCTCGTAATACCCAACTCTTTTCACGATTTTTTTCGCCTCAAGATCCTTAAGTCTATCAACCAACACTTTTCGATCAGTTGATAAGTGTACCTGTAATTAAATGTACAAAAGTTAATTATAAGGCTTGCAAATAAACAGCAATACTTAGGCTGTTGAAAAGGGTTTGACAGGGaaaattagttttgttttttaacatttcaaatcaatcataataaaaattaataaaaaagtacttgCCAGTAATTCTTGAAAAGTGCTACCTTTCACTCCCTTATCTTCCAAATATATGATTATCGGGTCTTTCATATCGTAGGCAATATCAATGTCGGAAAACGTCACAACACTCTCTCTGTAATGTAAAACACAAAGAATTGATAAATGAAAGAGATTTACCATGGGCGGAAAATGACACATATAACATAATGAATTGTTATAAATTCAATACTTTAAGCTTCAGACCCCGAAATCAAggataattcaaaattaatttatttcaagtaggcctaatataagcggttcagattctacagagaagaagcctgcaagaaactcagcagttgctcttttccaacatcgttttacaatttaacaatctttgttctatcatgtgtgagatgaaagcggagcggcttctttccaggcaaccttgtcattaaactCAATTAGGTTTAATGTACACTAAATTAACCTGAGAAAATTGCAaggtcatttatttcaagtagtcctaatAAATAAGcacattttaaaatgtcaattttGACTGTTATCTGTGGCTCTGCCatcggttcgaaaggcagatacTACCGAAAAGAAGGCGTCAAgaagtagttgctcttttctaacatcaatattttaaaatgtatctgtCTTTCGATCagtctttaaaatatttcacgACTTGGGTGTCATAGATCATTTAAAGAAACCGATAATAAAAAGGGCACCTAACTCGATCCCTGCGAGACCCGCTGAAGTGACTGATAAACTGCAATACATATGATTTAACATACTTtaaacgtaaatttttttaaaagcctTACTAATTACTTAATCTTGATTTGTCACTTACTTTGAAATCGCATctaaaatccttttataatctATGCTCTCGTAGAATTCTGTAAAAACCTCCATATTGTGTTTGCCCTTCCACCCTACCGTACCAGATTTTAATTTGTACTTTGTTTCTATGTCGATAACATTCATTTGCTCTTCTTGCATTATAGAGCCGACGGAACCTGTGACCATGGGTACTGCATctgattttatttctattataccGCAGGCAGTCATTTCGCACAGCAAACAGTTAATCTCACAGGTTCCCTTTATACCTTTCTGTGGAAGTTTACTACTAAAAACATCTGCTAGATTGACAATAAAGTCCAACTCAAATCTATTGACCATTTTACGACGATAAGCAGCCGAAATTCTGTACGAAGACTCAACAATGTCGTCGAAATGAATTTGTTTCATATTGTTATTCATGCATTTGTCTCTTGCTGCTATTGCACCACCTTTTCTTAGTTGATCCAGCGCACTCCTCAACGTTGATTCAGGATAAACttcgaatatattatatattttctgcgCTGTCTCTATGGATACCTGATTCTTAATGGACAGCGTAACTGATAGGAGTATTCCTTCTTTCAAAGTAGCGAATTCAGGCTCACAGGTAATCGGTGTTCGATATACATTGTAAGGTTTATTTGAAGACGTTGGAGCAACGGTATAGTTTTTGCTAAAATCATCGAAGTTCAACGCGATACATGGAATTCGTTTAATATACGGTTTGGATCGTTCGATTTGAGAGGCGATCCAGATCAATTCAAGTAATGGCAATCTGGCTTCACTAATATATTTAGCTGTGCTCGTGTTATGACGATGTctcaaatgttttaaaagacCATCGTATTTCTTTACCAGATCTCGGTGACGTCTCATTTCATTGATAATGCTATCTTTTTCGTATGCCAATATTGAATTTGATTCGAGTACTATGGATCTTTTGTGGCAAGAAGCGGCAGTTTTATTAGGGTCCATCATTGACAGTAGGTCCCTCGCTACAATGTTTCTAACTCTTAATGAGCCCGGCTGCGATGTAGGACTAAGTACAGTAATAGCTGCCTTGCACAACATTATGATTTTATCCTCAAAATTTGACCATTTcagagcaggagaatctggaGGTCTCTTCCTCTTATCTACTTTAGATACCAAAGTTTCTACATTCACCACTTTTTTAGGTTTTCGAATTTTCTTCTTTACTATCCTCTTCAATCTTTTAGGAGGCGCCGCTATGTTTGGAGGTTTAAACACAAATTTACGCCATAACCTTGGAATATCCATAAATATACTTGAATCAAATCCACAAGGGCCCAAGCCATCACCGAGACGTTCCCCATTGTCAAACGATTCTACATCAGTCTCACTTCGTAATGGATGTCTTAATTTAAGTGATTCACGTTTTGTTACATTTATTGTAGTGTTTGAACTTATTATGGTAACGTCGAcccaatattttttaacatcaaGAAATGTCTTGAAGTAAAATGACCTTTCTAAAATACTTTCATCGACACGTCTGGGCCACTTGCCTGCAGTATTTAAAATCTTTGCGCGCCGGTTTACATAGAAAACACATGAACTAGCTGAATTTCTTCTCGACGTAGATTGAGTATGAACTAGTTGTATAAGGCCAAGAGCAGCTAGaatttttagaataatttttatagaattttgaATACTCTGCGACTGCGATAGAagttttttcaatttttctggGGCATCTCGTATTTTTAACTCTAAAGATTGTTTTTCTATTTCCAAGTTAGCAACATCTGACGTTTccaaattgtttaaattacttAGAGCATATTCAATAGTCATTTCTGGTATAATAGTTAACAAGGACGTAAACCCAGGTGCAAAATTAGTTTGAGAATCATCATCAGAATAAGTTTGAGATTTATCATGGAAGTACACAAATTTAGTAACAAATTCGTGTAATTTCTGGATTTTTATATACCTCTGATATATAAATTGCCATTTCGGCCTAGCAGGGTCTGGTTTTCGtaatttagattttgttttcaATACTGGCTTGGGACATAGTtgcatgtaaatattttttattacatcatCTGTCGTTTTAATATTGGGagcacaaataagaaaataaaatttatttggtttagtaattttcataactttcaaCTGACCATCAGTCATTAATTTTTGCACGAATTTTTTGAGCCCTTTTGTGTCCATTGGCGGTTCTCCTATTTCTTTCGACACTAACATACTTAATGTTTGAAAGCCAAGAACATAACTATGTTGTTTAACTACTTTCAAAATTCCATTAGCAAACTTTAGTTGTCTTAACGTTAGATTTTTTTTCGCGTTTAAAAGGGACTCTTTAATACTCTCAAAACCTTCTAATATTGTTATTTCACTTAAACTATTTTCCGTgacttcttttttaattttttcaacgAGTCTGTTGTCCTCTTCAAGTTTTTGTTTCTTAAAAGGTATATCACTATcagaattattttcttttataatagcTTCACTTGTTTCTTTTGTACGTTTTACATGCTCAAgtagcatatttttttcttttgcataTTCCTTATCAATTTCCTTTGTGGCTGCTAAAGCTATGTATCTGTAATTGATGAGGtatgttattattgtttgtaactagaataaattaaaaaagaagtaTAAAAATGTACCTTGCAGTTCTTTGTCTGCCTTTATCTTCTAGAAATTCTCTTACAAGGTTTTTAGTTTTGAAAATTCTGCAAATAGTTCTGCTAGTATAAAATTCTACACCAAGAAGTTGAGCTATTTCAGTTTGAGTCAGACCTTTAAGACCTGCATCCAATATTCTTTCATATGCTTGCCTCATTAAACCAACACCAACTTTGTACTGGCATGGCAAAGTCATACTTTCACCTTCATCATCTGATGACGATACATCACTTCTTTGCACAAgtgatataaactttttttttacaatttcagTTTGTTTCTCacctttagaatttttctttttcgtAACTTTAACATCTCTTTCATCCTGTAAATCCAAAACTTTATTCGAAACTATTGAAACCCAGTTTAGAAAATTGATATCAACCTTTACTCTTAATTCCGAAATAACTGCCTCTTAAGTTCATATGATTAAATATTTGCTGTGttaattgtattaattaacaCATCAAATAGGGGGATTTATCATAAATTGGTGGTCAACTTTCACTCTCACTGTGTTCTCAGATAGGTTTATTAGTCAAATTGGGAAATATTGTAATTCAACTTACAAAAGTAAAGATATTTGTTGCTTTCTGGAACCGCTTACTATCTTTTGGTGACATAATTCTTTTCCTAATCATAACTTCATTTATTTCTGAATGATTGGGCTgttctaataaatattcaacCATGTTAGCTATAAGGCCAACCTTAGGAAGACTTCCCGTTGCAGGTTGTTTAAATCTTTTTAGGCGCAGTAATATGCTTTTCATTGCTTTGCCATAGGTGATTTGTGTGGTGTGTTGTACTTCAATTAAGTCAAGTTTTTGTAGAACACTtctattgtaaaataatagttttggcTCTTTTATGATCTTGCTGAGATTGGTTGTGCCAATAGTCATTTGCCCCTAAAAAGAGATTGAAAATCATTAAtaagctataataatataatttagtagAAGTAGAGATTTTGGTAACAGAGCTCATTTGGGGAAGTTCTACATGCTTGTTTATGCCGCTAAGAACActaattgttgcaatgctgtgttccacaTCAGGCTTAACAACTATGCTTTCGGTCAATGGATTCAGGGTGGCTcattgcaggatgtgttccttgcatgccacACGAAGTGTTAGCAGTGCTTCATATTAAAttcatacataaaattataaatatataacaaagcCAATACAATCTATAAGACAATGCATTTTTAGTGCAATGCTGAAACCAAGGTCACCTCCCTCTTTCAAGTGACAACTGCCCCTTAAAACTGCATTCATGTAGTTTTTTTGACCAGTTTCAGCCAATGAAGCATAGATATGGTCAAAATTTACTATACACATTTACATTGCCTGTATGTCATTGCTATATACAGTAAAAAATACAACAAGAACATAATAATAGATTATACACTTACATTTTCCCTCCCCTTACCAATACACTCCAGCAACCCATAGTGTACTGTTGTGAGATGATT encodes the following:
- the LOC120633106 gene encoding uncharacterized protein LOC120633106, which gives rise to MENITQCFSFNYKHILLDEIALDGLQGIGIELLWRRMEKRIGTNLTPKMKEKFWMFITNTESIAVYIVSEPPPLIDIIDRFTIVDETTGYMSDPSSFLDGPYEWCPIVNKYGSCSNFDTRILLENNDIQATTHEEVRLQYGDKIVLVASLEERWHALAPHLPIIYLNHLTTVHYGLLECIGKGRENGQMTIGTTNLSKIIKEPKLLFYNRSVLQKLDLIEVQHTTQITYGKAMKSILLRLKRFKQPATGSLPKVGLIANMVEYLLEQPNHSEINEVMIRKRIMSPKDSKRFQKATNIFTFDERDVKVTKKKNSKGEKQTEIVKKKFISLVQRSDVSSSDDEGESMTLPCQYKVGVGLMRQAYERILDAGLKGLTQTEIAQLLGVEFYTSRTICRIFKTKNLVREFLEDKGRQRTARYIALAATKEIDKEYAKEKNMLLEHVKRTKETSEAIIKENNSDSDIPFKKQKLEEDNRLVEKIKKEVTENSLSEITILEGFESIKESLLNAKKNLTLRQLKFANGILKVVKQHSYVLGFQTLSMLVSKEIGEPPMDTKGLKKFVQKLMTDGQLKVMKITKPNKFYFLICAPNIKTTDDVIKNIYMQLCPKPVLKTKSKLRKPDPARPKWQFIYQRYIKIQKLHEFVTKFVYFHDKSQTYSDDDSQTNFAPGFTSLLTIIPEMTIEYALSNLNNLETSDVANLEIEKQSLELKIRDAPEKLKKLLSQSQSIQNSIKIILKILAALGLIQLVHTQSTSRRNSASSCVFYVNRRAKILNTAGKWPRRVDESILERSFYFKTFLDVKKYWVDVTIISSNTTINVTKRESLKLRHPLRSETDVESFDNGERLGDGLGPCGFDSSIFMDIPRLWRKFVFKPPNIAAPPKRLKRIVKKKIRKPKKVVNVETLVSKVDKRKRPPDSPALKWSNFEDKIIMLCKAAITVLSPTSQPGSLRVRNIVARDLLSMMDPNKTAASCHKRSIVLESNSILAYEKDSIINEMRRHRDLVKKYDGLLKHLRHRHNTSTAKYISEARLPLLELIWIASQIERSKPYIKRIPCIALNFDDFSKNYTVAPTSSNKPYNVYRTPITCEPEFATLKEGILLSVTLSIKNQVSIETAQKIYNIFEVYPESTLRSALDQLRKGGAIAARDKCMNNNMKQIHFDDIVESSYRISAAYRRKMVNRFELDFIVNLADVFSSKLPQKGIKGTCEINCLLCEMTACGIIEIKSDAVPMVTGSVGSIMQEEQMNVIDIETKYKLKSGTVGWKGKHNMEVFTEFYESIDYKRILDAISKESVVTFSDIDIAYDMKDPIIIYLEDKGVKGSTFQELLVHLSTDRKVLVDRLKDLEAKKIVKRVGYYENLITLTKYAIPMLLQIEPNFHIIPTPWLTLDGQIRADIFIKWTSVIVNKIFESPGCSIEFLCNNIECISIRSVQDICTFLHECECAILRCNEKRPVDLFSEDDEVPELYNYNPYESPDNILVFPVKNVLTRYACLRRKVSNETDPIVT